One region of Priestia megaterium genomic DNA includes:
- a CDS encoding anti-sigma factor antagonist, whose amino-acid sequence MNLKIDIQKDGQAYRIKLAGEIDAYTAPKLKEKFMEITEHTEPEIIVDLTDVSYMDSTGLGVFIALLKANKKNNGSLKFVGVSERIKRLFDITGLTDILNVNSQVEGGVK is encoded by the coding sequence ATGAATTTAAAAATAGATATACAAAAGGACGGTCAAGCATATCGTATTAAGCTGGCTGGAGAGATTGACGCATATACAGCACCTAAGCTAAAAGAAAAGTTCATGGAAATTACTGAACATACTGAACCGGAAATTATAGTCGATTTAACCGATGTATCATACATGGATAGTACAGGACTAGGTGTATTTATTGCATTGTTAAAAGCCAATAAGAAAAATAACGGCTCTTTGAAATTTGTTGGTGTATCAGAGCGCATCAAGCGCTTATTTGATATTACGGGCCTCACAGACATTTTAAACGTGAATTCACAAGTAGAAGGTGGCGTAAAATGA
- a CDS encoding PP2C family protein-serine/threonine phosphatase produces the protein MSFDKEMRDLYKDILGNYIQTQNEQILYQGQKLSRKSLENEISPEDIVSIHKEVIEEIYSDIPEKVLHSLDFLLEVMISYGLALREHQTLKNKQRELRSEIEVAANVQQTLLGTKVPASSTLEIGAISVPAKQMNGDYFHFVEEEHGGLSIAIADVIGKGIPAAMCMSMIKYAMDSLPDSRKNPSYVLENLNNIVERNVDPSMFITMFYGSYNPETNLFDYASAGHEPGFYYDAKADSFEDLEAKGLVLGVDRHVKYLQYEQQLSKGDMIVLLTDGVTECRTEEGFIERLDIIKLIQKYMHLSPQEIVESVYKELEKLQHFQLRDDFTLIILKSLV, from the coding sequence ATGTCTTTTGATAAAGAGATGAGAGATTTATACAAAGATATTTTGGGGAACTATATCCAAACACAAAATGAACAAATTTTGTATCAAGGACAAAAACTAAGTAGAAAATCTTTAGAGAATGAAATATCGCCAGAAGATATTGTGAGCATTCATAAAGAAGTGATTGAAGAAATTTATTCTGATATTCCAGAAAAAGTGCTGCATTCTCTGGACTTTTTACTTGAGGTAATGATTAGCTACGGTCTTGCTCTTCGTGAGCATCAAACATTAAAAAATAAGCAGCGGGAACTTCGTTCTGAAATCGAAGTTGCCGCTAACGTCCAGCAGACGCTGTTAGGGACAAAGGTTCCGGCTAGTTCAACTTTAGAAATTGGCGCGATTAGCGTACCTGCTAAACAGATGAACGGAGATTATTTTCACTTTGTAGAAGAAGAGCACGGTGGATTAAGTATTGCCATTGCCGATGTGATCGGAAAAGGAATTCCAGCTGCAATGTGTATGTCTATGATCAAGTATGCAATGGACAGCTTACCGGACTCAAGAAAAAATCCAAGTTACGTATTGGAGAACTTGAATAATATTGTAGAGAGAAACGTAGATCCAAGTATGTTTATTACGATGTTCTACGGAAGTTATAATCCCGAGACAAACTTATTTGATTATGCATCTGCAGGGCATGAGCCAGGCTTTTATTATGATGCCAAAGCTGATTCATTTGAAGATTTGGAAGCAAAAGGACTCGTGCTAGGAGTCGATCGCCATGTGAAATATCTTCAGTACGAGCAGCAGCTTTCAAAAGGCGATATGATTGTTCTGTTAACAGATGGTGTAACAGAATGCAGAACTGAAGAAGGATTTATCGAAAGATTGGACATCATAAAATTAATTCAAAAATACATGCATTTGTCTCCTCAAGAAATTGTAGAATCTGTATATAAAGAGCTGGAAAAATTACAGCATTTTCAATTGAGAGATGACTTTACATTGATTATTTTGAAGAGTTTAGTTTAA
- a CDS encoding RsbT co-antagonist protein RsbRA — protein sequence MNQDLFNYIQNHKSEIFDRWLVLMNDVETERIKNIVSEQVYVNVSSDFVNLLLAKAFRDQENFAEELEEVVGRVVSLGWPLAYLTQGVRNLGHVVVEGYVNSEHVKADQTHSELFYRFDKWLSPIYNKIVEQYSNSWENTVMLQKVALQELSAPLIPVFDKITVMPLVGTIDTDRAKKIMENLLQGVVKHRSEVVLIDITGVPVVDTMVAHHIIQAAEAVRLVGAKCLLVGIRPEIAQTIVNLGINLNEIITKNSLKKGVEFALEMTERKIVDIESEE from the coding sequence ATGAATCAAGATTTATTCAATTATATACAAAATCATAAATCAGAAATTTTTGATCGATGGCTAGTGTTAATGAATGATGTGGAAACAGAGCGGATTAAAAACATTGTATCCGAGCAAGTGTACGTAAATGTAAGCTCTGATTTTGTAAATTTACTTTTGGCAAAAGCATTCCGTGATCAGGAAAATTTTGCAGAGGAACTAGAGGAAGTAGTAGGACGAGTTGTGAGTTTAGGATGGCCTCTTGCTTATTTGACACAGGGTGTACGTAACTTGGGTCATGTAGTGGTTGAAGGGTATGTAAACAGTGAACATGTAAAGGCTGATCAAACTCATTCTGAATTATTCTATCGGTTTGACAAGTGGTTAAGCCCTATTTATAACAAAATAGTAGAACAATACTCCAACTCGTGGGAAAATACAGTTATGTTGCAAAAAGTTGCACTTCAAGAATTGTCTGCTCCATTAATACCGGTATTTGATAAAATTACGGTAATGCCGCTTGTGGGAACAATTGACACCGATCGTGCAAAGAAAATTATGGAAAACTTACTGCAAGGTGTCGTAAAGCACCGATCAGAGGTCGTATTAATAGATATTACCGGAGTACCAGTAGTGGATACGATGGTTGCCCATCATATCATTCAAGCTGCTGAAGCCGTACGTTTGGTTGGAGCCAAGTGTTTGTTAGTAGGAATTCGTCCGGAAATTGCTCAGACTATTGTGAACTTAGGTATTAACTTAAATGAAATTATTACGAAAAACTCATTAAAAAAAGGTGTAGAGTTTGCGTTAGAAATGACTGAGCGGAAAATAGTTGATATAGAATCGGAGGAATAA
- a CDS encoding anti-sigma regulatory factor codes for MEFQSSVKIVTEWDIVAARQLGRNVSKELGFGTVDQARITTAISELARNIYLYAGKGQIYIEKLNRGGKNGLLVVATDEGPGIPDVRKVMEDGYSTSGGLGAGLPGVKRLMDEFDIETNVGEGTEIKAVKWLR; via the coding sequence ATGGAATTCCAATCCAGCGTAAAAATCGTAACAGAATGGGACATCGTAGCGGCACGCCAATTAGGTAGAAATGTGTCGAAAGAGCTAGGGTTTGGAACAGTTGACCAAGCTCGTATTACAACCGCCATTTCTGAATTAGCTCGTAATATTTACCTATATGCGGGTAAGGGTCAAATCTATATTGAGAAATTAAATCGTGGAGGAAAAAACGGTCTTCTTGTCGTAGCAACAGATGAAGGGCCAGGTATCCCCGACGTTCGCAAAGTAATGGAAGATGGATACTCAACATCGGGTGGACTAGGAGCTGGGCTTCCTGGGGTAAAACGATTGATGGATGAGTTTGACATCGAAACAAATGTCGGAGAAGGTACTGAGATTAAAGCAGTTAAGTGGCTCCGGTAG
- the ndoA gene encoding type II toxin-antitoxin system endoribonuclease NdoA, whose amino-acid sequence MVVKRGDVYFADLSPVVGSEQGGVRPVLVIQNDIGNRFSPTVIVAAITAQIQKAKLPTHVEIDAKRYGFERDSVILLEQIRTIDKQRLTDKITHLDDEMMDRVDEALQISVGLIDF is encoded by the coding sequence TTGGTAGTCAAACGTGGCGACGTTTATTTTGCTGACCTATCTCCTGTTGTTGGCTCAGAACAAGGAGGCGTTCGCCCTGTACTTGTCATTCAAAATGATATAGGCAATCGTTTTAGCCCAACTGTTATTGTAGCTGCGATCACTGCTCAAATTCAAAAGGCAAAGTTACCTACGCATGTTGAAATTGATGCAAAGCGCTATGGATTTGAGCGAGATTCAGTTATTTTACTAGAACAAATTCGTACTATTGATAAACAGAGGCTAACAGACAAGATTACCCATTTAGATGATGAAATGATGGACAGAGTGGATGAAGCCTTGCAAATCAGTGTAGGACTTATCGACTTTTAG
- the acpS gene encoding holo-ACP synthase: protein MIIGTGIDITELERIEKMVQRQSAFITRILTKNERERYEKLSSRRKVEFLAGRFAVKEAYSKALGTGIGKDFSFQDIEIVNDERGKPHIVTKQPLEASVHVSISHSAHYAIAQVIIERLSS, encoded by the coding sequence ATGATTATAGGAACTGGAATTGATATTACAGAGTTAGAGCGGATTGAAAAAATGGTGCAGCGTCAAAGCGCTTTTATTACTCGGATTTTAACAAAAAATGAAAGAGAACGCTATGAAAAGCTATCAAGCCGACGTAAGGTCGAATTTTTAGCAGGAAGATTTGCTGTGAAGGAAGCATATTCGAAAGCTCTTGGAACAGGAATAGGGAAAGATTTCAGCTTCCAAGATATCGAAATCGTGAATGATGAAAGAGGGAAACCCCACATTGTTACAAAACAACCACTGGAAGCATCTGTACACGTATCTATTTCCCACAGTGCGCACTATGCGATTGCTCAAGTAATTATTGAACGCTTGTCAAGCTAG
- the alr gene encoding alanine racemase produces the protein MVLKKGSVVVMDAFYRETWAEIDVEAIFQNVNHVRELIPGHKTLMAVVKANAYGHGDKEVAEIALQAGADMLAVAFLDEAIALRKKGIKESILVLGAVPPLHIQTALEWDVTVTAYSKAWIEEAASILGANSQLHMHLKIDTGMGRLGIRTKEELHETMNIITSHSGFALDGVFTHFATADELNSSYFEKQYTFFEEMVRIVKEHSFTPPMIHCANSAALLRRPSDIFNGVRLGISMYGLSPSEELKEVLPIPLKQAFSLHSRIVHVKKVKKGSHISYGATYEAKEDEWIATIPVGYADGWIRKLSNFEVLVDGVKVPIVGRICMDQLMIKLPKMYKMGTKVTFIGKQQGAEITIDEVAKHLETINYEIPCMIAARVPRVYTRDSQHIHVNNYILR, from the coding sequence ATGGTTCTGAAAAAAGGAAGTGTCGTAGTAATGGATGCATTTTATAGAGAAACATGGGCAGAAATTGATGTAGAAGCCATTTTTCAAAATGTGAATCATGTAAGAGAACTGATACCGGGGCATAAAACGTTAATGGCCGTAGTAAAAGCGAATGCGTACGGGCATGGAGATAAAGAAGTAGCAGAGATTGCGCTTCAAGCTGGCGCTGATATGCTAGCTGTAGCTTTTTTGGATGAAGCTATTGCTCTTCGAAAAAAAGGAATAAAGGAATCCATTTTAGTATTAGGAGCCGTGCCTCCCTTACACATTCAAACTGCATTGGAGTGGGATGTAACGGTCACTGCTTATAGCAAAGCTTGGATTGAAGAAGCGGCGTCCATTCTAGGTGCAAACAGTCAGTTGCATATGCATTTAAAAATAGATACAGGCATGGGTCGCTTAGGAATTAGAACAAAAGAAGAATTACACGAAACGATGAATATCATCACTTCTCATTCAGGGTTCGCGCTGGATGGAGTGTTTACGCACTTTGCAACAGCAGACGAGCTAAATTCGTCTTATTTTGAAAAACAATACACATTCTTTGAAGAAATGGTTCGAATTGTGAAAGAACATAGTTTTACACCTCCGATGATTCACTGTGCAAATAGCGCAGCTTTGCTTCGTCGTCCGAGCGATATCTTTAATGGCGTACGCTTAGGTATCTCTATGTATGGCTTGAGTCCTTCAGAGGAATTAAAAGAAGTCTTGCCAATTCCGTTAAAACAAGCTTTTTCGCTGCACAGCCGTATTGTGCATGTTAAAAAAGTCAAAAAAGGGAGTCATATCAGTTACGGAGCTACTTATGAAGCTAAAGAAGATGAATGGATTGCTACTATTCCAGTAGGATACGCAGACGGCTGGATTCGTAAATTAAGTAATTTTGAAGTGTTAGTAGATGGAGTTAAAGTGCCAATTGTTGGTAGGATATGCATGGATCAATTGATGATTAAATTGCCTAAAATGTATAAAATGGGTACAAAAGTAACATTTATTGGAAAACAACAAGGTGCTGAAATTACAATTGATGAAGTAGCAAAGCATCTTGAAACAATTAATTATGAAATCCCTTGCATGATTGCAGCAAGGGTTCCGAGGGTTTATACAAGAGATTCTCAGCACATTCATGTTAATAATTATATCTTGCGCTGA
- a CDS encoding LolA family protein has translation MFLLLRLAVNIRNKGVGEMHKKWIGLFVCAFFLLALSACGEKSQQDVTDALDAKVQEMAGYKSDAKMTLNTGKDAQVYDVEIWHSKPMYYRVNLKNTKKDQSQMILRNDEGVFVLTPALNKSFRFQSDWPQNSSQAYLYESLVQDIVKDEKASFKSTDKHYIFETKTNYQNSTMLPKQEITLNKSDLAPVSVKIMDTDNKVLIKVDFSKVKFDSKFDKGAFDTKRNMTSAKIDIPTLAQHKSFSVLYPKDVPKGTKLSKEKKIETENGERVVLMYKGEKPFTLVQEKAQVAKTATSTVTAGEPFDLGFTVGALTDKSLSWTYNGVDFMLASDQLTPDELSTVARSVQSQMGK, from the coding sequence ATGTTCTTGCTTCTCCGTTTAGCTGTGAATATAAGAAACAAAGGAGTTGGGGAAATGCATAAAAAATGGATTGGCTTATTTGTTTGCGCCTTTTTTCTCTTAGCCTTATCAGCATGCGGTGAAAAAAGTCAGCAGGATGTAACAGATGCATTGGATGCCAAGGTACAAGAAATGGCGGGGTATAAATCAGATGCTAAGATGACATTGAATACAGGGAAAGATGCTCAAGTATACGATGTAGAGATTTGGCATAGTAAGCCTATGTACTATCGAGTGAATTTGAAAAATACAAAGAAAGATCAAAGCCAAATGATTTTGCGTAATGATGAAGGGGTTTTTGTTTTAACGCCTGCCTTAAATAAAAGCTTTCGTTTTCAAAGTGACTGGCCGCAAAATAGCAGTCAAGCTTATTTGTATGAATCCCTTGTCCAAGATATTGTGAAGGATGAAAAGGCAAGTTTTAAGTCAACGGATAAACATTATATTTTTGAAACAAAAACGAACTATCAAAATAGCACAATGCTTCCTAAACAAGAAATTACGCTGAACAAAAGTGACTTAGCGCCTGTGTCGGTTAAAATTATGGATACGGATAATAAAGTGTTAATAAAAGTTGATTTCTCTAAGGTGAAATTCGATTCTAAGTTTGATAAAGGGGCTTTTGATACAAAAAGAAACATGACAAGTGCAAAGATTGACATTCCGACATTAGCTCAGCACAAATCATTTAGCGTTCTTTATCCTAAGGACGTTCCAAAAGGTACAAAGCTGTCCAAGGAAAAGAAAATTGAGACGGAAAATGGTGAGAGAGTCGTTTTAATGTACAAAGGAGAAAAGCCGTTTACGCTTGTACAAGAAAAAGCGCAAGTAGCTAAAACAGCAACATCTACAGTTACTGCCGGAGAGCCATTTGATTTAGGTTTTACTGTGGGAGCTTTAACGGATAAAAGTCTATCTTGGACATATAATGGAGTAGACTTTATGCTGGCTTCTGATCAGCTGACACCAGATGAATTGAGTACAGTTGCTAGATCTGTGCAAAGTCAGATGGGAAAATAA
- the rsbW gene encoding anti-sigma B factor RsbW, whose product MKQPYDFVEMKIPAKPDYVAIIRLTLSGVANRMGFSYDEIEDMKIAVSEACTNAVQHAYKSEENGEVRVGFGLFDDRLEIMVVDKGESFNFEELKEHIGPYETSKEVEFLPEGGLGLYLIETLMDEVKMVNSKGVTLMMTKYVQREQVESDENTVSTYEIN is encoded by the coding sequence ATGAAACAGCCTTATGACTTTGTTGAGATGAAGATTCCTGCTAAGCCAGACTATGTAGCGATTATTCGACTGACGCTGTCTGGTGTAGCGAACCGGATGGGTTTTTCTTATGATGAAATTGAAGATATGAAAATTGCTGTGAGTGAGGCATGTACAAATGCCGTACAGCATGCTTACAAGAGTGAAGAAAATGGTGAAGTGAGAGTAGGTTTTGGTTTATTTGATGACCGTTTAGAAATCATGGTGGTCGATAAAGGCGAAAGCTTTAATTTTGAAGAGCTTAAGGAACATATAGGACCTTATGAAACATCAAAAGAAGTTGAATTTCTTCCTGAAGGTGGACTTGGTTTATATTTAATTGAAACACTAATGGACGAAGTGAAAATGGTCAATTCAAAAGGTGTAACGCTAATGATGACTAAGTATGTGCAAAGAGAGCAGGTGGAGAGTGATGAAAACACAGTCTCAACCTATGAAATTAACTAA
- a CDS encoding PP2C family serine/threonine-protein phosphatase, with amino-acid sequence MTVDPNTKSIQTHIYQEPKQGNVCCGDSYYVKETDDYFLCAVADGLGSGEQARAASVAVTDVAKAHHHLDVDEIISKCNKATRHTRGAAVAILKIDKKHNEFHYTNVGNIRFYLYSPEGKLTYPLPIQGFLSGKIQKFRTQTFPYDSGSKFLIHTDGLELKEIKSVFANSMNVDQLSTRLQAAIRSHNDDITYIAGHLPTA; translated from the coding sequence ATGACAGTAGACCCGAATACAAAGTCGATTCAAACTCATATATATCAAGAGCCAAAGCAAGGGAACGTGTGTTGTGGAGATAGTTACTATGTCAAAGAAACGGATGATTATTTTCTATGTGCAGTGGCAGATGGATTAGGAAGCGGTGAACAAGCCAGAGCCGCTTCTGTAGCTGTTACGGATGTAGCGAAAGCTCATCATCATCTAGATGTAGATGAGATCATTTCTAAGTGCAACAAGGCTACTCGACATACAAGAGGCGCAGCAGTAGCTATTTTGAAAATTGATAAAAAACATAACGAATTTCATTACACAAATGTAGGTAATATCCGCTTTTATCTGTATTCTCCGGAGGGGAAATTAACGTACCCTCTGCCAATTCAAGGTTTTTTATCAGGGAAAATTCAAAAGTTCCGCACACAAACCTTCCCATATGACTCCGGTTCTAAATTTTTGATTCATACAGATGGCTTAGAATTAAAAGAGATTAAATCTGTTTTTGCTAACTCGATGAATGTCGATCAATTGTCGACACGCCTACAGGCAGCAATTCGATCTCATAATGACGATATTACGTATATCGCTGGTCATCTTCCAACTGCATAG
- a CDS encoding rhomboid family intramembrane serine protease: MFVRTENAAEFKRFYPVTFTLICIHIALWLLAALPSHLAESFIHQLIGVNSLISQGDYWRLFTPIFLHLSFSHLLFNSFSLFLLGPGAERILSSYKFLLFYLTCGLLGNIVTFLIQSSFYSHVGASGAIFGLLGFYLYLVIKQKHMLSKSNQQIIVVFLIIGLLSGLLTPGTNNTAHFAGGIAGFLLAFLTFKQKNKPQI, translated from the coding sequence ATGTTCGTACGCACAGAAAATGCAGCTGAATTTAAACGTTTTTATCCTGTTACCTTCACACTTATCTGCATCCACATTGCGCTATGGTTACTTGCCGCTCTTCCCTCACACCTTGCAGAATCTTTTATACATCAGCTTATTGGTGTGAATAGTTTAATTTCCCAAGGAGACTACTGGCGGCTTTTCACACCTATCTTTTTACATCTAAGCTTTTCACATCTTCTTTTCAACTCATTTTCCTTGTTCTTGTTAGGACCAGGCGCTGAGCGTATTCTTTCTTCTTATAAGTTTCTTCTATTCTACCTTACGTGTGGATTGCTTGGAAATATCGTTACATTTCTAATCCAATCTTCTTTTTACAGCCATGTGGGTGCATCCGGTGCCATTTTCGGACTGCTGGGATTTTACCTCTATCTTGTCATAAAACAAAAGCATATGCTTTCTAAAAGCAACCAGCAAATCATTGTCGTCTTTTTAATTATTGGATTACTTTCAGGTCTGCTAACGCCAGGAACCAACAATACAGCTCATTTCGCTGGAGGTATTGCTGGATTTCTTCTCGCTTTTCTTACGTTCAAACAGAAAAACAAGCCACAGATATAA
- a CDS encoding STAS domain-containing protein yields the protein MRIPILKLYDYLLVSIQWELDDQTAIQFQEDLLSKIHQTGAKGVVIDLTSIDMIDSFIAKVLGDVVSMSNLMGARVVLTGIQPAVAITLVELGIGLNDVLTALDLEKGLEKLQSELGD from the coding sequence GTGAGAATACCCATTTTGAAATTGTACGACTACTTATTGGTATCCATTCAATGGGAGCTGGATGATCAAACGGCTATTCAATTCCAAGAAGATTTGCTAAGTAAAATTCATCAAACTGGAGCAAAAGGAGTGGTAATCGATTTAACTTCAATTGATATGATCGATTCATTCATCGCAAAAGTGTTAGGTGACGTGGTTAGCATGTCTAATTTGATGGGGGCCAGAGTAGTATTAACAGGTATCCAGCCTGCAGTAGCTATTACACTTGTTGAGTTAGGGATTGGCCTAAACGATGTTCTTACTGCACTCGATTTAGAAAAAGGTCTTGAGAAACTCCAATCGGAATTGGGGGATTAG
- a CDS encoding CopG family ribbon-helix-helix protein, translating to MSEASATTEILVRLPKNLVSELDLMVKQENGNRSDFIHQATKLYLRERKKRHIRESMRRGYMEMAKINLNIASEAFLAEYEADHTVDRLVSGG from the coding sequence GTGTCTGAAGCGAGCGCAACTACAGAAATCCTAGTAAGATTACCGAAAAATTTAGTATCGGAGCTCGATCTTATGGTTAAACAAGAAAATGGCAACCGAAGTGATTTTATTCACCAAGCAACAAAATTGTACCTTCGTGAGCGAAAAAAACGCCATATTCGCGAATCAATGAGACGTGGATATATGGAGATGGCAAAGATAAACTTAAATATTGCTTCCGAGGCTTTTCTAGCAGAGTATGAAGCTGATCATACTGTGGATCGTTTAGTAAGCGGGGGGTAA
- the uvsE gene encoding UV DNA damage repair endonuclease UvsE, whose amino-acid sequence MSTIVRLGYVAMSVHLENSSPSQTMTFAQFQRVKDHEAAIRKLERIAISNLENCLRLLKHNAWSEIEFFRFSSKLIPLANHEALKEWNYIAPLKDALQRISVFLKEHPMRVDFHPDHFVVLNSTDKEVFKHSIQTLRMHQKLLKGMDIPLQNRCVLHVGGAYNDKEKALEQFIHNWGLVPQSLQQMIMLENDDTTFHIKDVLYLCEKLNVPIIFDLHHHQANNDETSWQEHWDRIIRTWEHETLPLKMHISSPKSDKEFRAHADYIDVNGFYSFLKEVNGTIPQIDCMIEAKKKDEALFQLVRDLKTYEDVEFINSSTFYIKS is encoded by the coding sequence ATGTCGACCATTGTTCGGTTAGGTTATGTGGCGATGAGCGTTCATTTGGAAAATAGTTCTCCTTCTCAAACAATGACTTTTGCACAATTTCAGCGTGTGAAAGACCATGAAGCGGCCATTCGCAAGCTCGAACGTATTGCAATATCCAACTTAGAAAACTGCTTACGGTTATTAAAACATAATGCTTGGAGTGAAATTGAGTTTTTTCGATTCAGTTCTAAGTTAATTCCATTAGCTAACCATGAGGCACTAAAAGAGTGGAACTACATAGCTCCTTTAAAAGATGCTCTTCAGCGTATTTCTGTATTTTTGAAGGAACATCCAATGCGAGTAGATTTTCACCCGGATCATTTTGTTGTTTTAAACTCAACGGATAAAGAGGTTTTTAAGCATTCTATCCAAACTCTTCGCATGCATCAAAAGTTGCTGAAAGGAATGGATATTCCGCTTCAAAATCGCTGTGTTCTACATGTTGGAGGAGCTTATAATGATAAAGAAAAAGCACTGGAGCAGTTTATTCATAATTGGGGGCTTGTACCTCAATCCCTTCAGCAAATGATTATGTTGGAAAACGACGATACAACCTTTCATATAAAAGACGTCTTGTATTTATGTGAAAAACTAAATGTCCCAATCATTTTTGATCTTCATCATCATCAGGCGAACAACGATGAAACTTCATGGCAAGAGCATTGGGACCGTATCATTAGAACATGGGAACATGAAACACTCCCTCTAAAAATGCATATATCTAGTCCTAAAAGTGATAAAGAATTTAGAGCCCATGCAGATTATATCGATGTTAATGGGTTTTACAGCTTTTTAAAAGAAGTAAATGGAACGATACCGCAAATTGATTGCATGATTGAAGCTAAGAAAAAAGATGAAGCGCTCTTTCAGTTAGTAAGAGATTTGAAGACTTATGAAGATGTGGAATTTATTAACTCATCCACTTTTTATATTAAATCCTAA
- the sigB gene encoding RNA polymerase sigma factor SigB, with translation MKTQSQPMKLTKEQVQERIERFQKTQDEEAQSDLVVHYKNLVESIARRYSKGRSLHEDIVQVGMLGLLGAIRRYDASFGRSFESFAVPTIIGEIKRFLRDKTWSVHVPRRIKELGPKIKAAVEELTTRLQRSPQVKEIADHIGVTEEEILETMEMGQSYQALSVDHSIEADSDGSTVTILDLVGEQESGYEKTDQRLVLEKILHVLSDREKEVIRYTFIENLSQKDAGEKLGISQMHVSRLQRRALDKLRTAARSDSNDSEYMS, from the coding sequence ATGAAAACACAGTCTCAACCTATGAAATTAACTAAAGAACAGGTTCAGGAACGAATTGAGCGCTTTCAAAAAACGCAGGATGAAGAAGCACAAAGTGATCTAGTAGTACATTACAAGAACCTTGTTGAATCTATTGCACGTCGTTATTCAAAAGGCAGAAGCTTACATGAAGATATTGTGCAGGTAGGGATGCTAGGACTGTTAGGAGCTATTAGAAGGTATGATGCTTCATTTGGAAGAAGTTTTGAATCGTTTGCTGTTCCTACAATCATTGGAGAGATTAAGCGATTTTTACGCGATAAAACGTGGAGTGTTCACGTACCGCGCCGCATCAAAGAATTAGGTCCTAAAATTAAAGCAGCTGTCGAAGAGCTAACAACCCGTTTACAGCGATCTCCTCAAGTAAAAGAAATTGCTGATCATATCGGAGTGACAGAGGAAGAAATTTTAGAAACGATGGAGATGGGGCAAAGTTATCAAGCGTTGTCTGTTGATCATTCTATTGAAGCAGACTCTGATGGAAGTACTGTTACAATCCTTGATTTAGTAGGTGAACAAGAGTCGGGTTATGAGAAAACTGATCAGCGCTTAGTGTTAGAAAAGATTCTTCATGTATTAAGCGATAGAGAAAAAGAAGTAATTCGCTATACATTTATTGAAAATCTGAGTCAAAAAGATGCCGGTGAGAAATTAGGGATTTCTCAAATGCATGTATCTCGACTGCAAAGAAGAGCTCTTGATAAGCTAAGGACTGCAGCTCGCTCAGATTCTAACGATTCGGAGTATATGTCGTGA